One Ascaphus truei isolate aAscTru1 chromosome 22, aAscTru1.hap1, whole genome shotgun sequence DNA segment encodes these proteins:
- the FBXW10B gene encoding F-box and WD repeat domain containing protein 10B: protein MEVLVFNLQRAPDLRCESQTSVVTLCQTCETCVLTTKAAVTKEWFVRAGESSQRKFLFGIIRRVGDVGLLSYIENVLHPTLGKDFTYSRSRANPSLAGDLSTSSSDRALSRHLLQQFMAETWEWFKCRSYWTKANYALLLLQLCNSHLLHNAANLTRVLLVREMWSCSAKEEAAHRSQQENLGIKKLDGMKEPNASSQPLISDDPSLVVVPTSFKAASGVSKYKDFVRCLPVHLSKRILGLLNKKSLVSCSFVSRHWSYLAEDIQKDLDAERLVQDEAMILQGTSYKGVSASYAKIQQIQVPTVGEDGNIIPQWEKKLYQTVKPGDGLEGVYADIETETVLLEERNLFCGSYNVLILTGHGDPNRVIHFGGGRFVAVGSVDRKVRLLDTVEMKEVSPLIHGHAGSVRAVHLCEDRGFVVSGGFDLSIRQWNLHTGTCMKIFHGHMKTITCVDVHGDMLVSGAKDFKVKVWNITTGKCLRTFKHADVILSVKMKGQRVVSGCEKGLVKVWHVESASLLKTLSGHSGPIKCLSFDQWHLVSGSADGYAIAWSMMGTLKKPLMTFRHPKPVLCLEFLYLRVITGCADGKIRVFNFLNGDCLRLMRANSRADPVVSLCITDNRMVINALTSVLVFQFEDVSWDYTQASERVDVFKERDKYKSAPIRAQPYRYVRAQRMKRVGSSNRKIYQQPEEHLEGKSRLSHHARSLSARSMKRAQDLHVESLKPATWSDLRSFRRSFAYIDLQPEFHKKLPSASRPRTAGQCSPAPFSRASSAPELKAQADSDAESGYASPVPRSGLSVSEEATLQRMRKRGPHNPMSPNQILLKLSAMQNSQKSDTLSSNLAHNAGIRDAWGPPASHQEHKGMVPRSKSQEHHKVDPFTHLQQIKSSGTPVGMKNVATPFEVRKLGLKLKESLHGPEVRSSIPPPTVVRSQSCCSYKEKNRGSVGWRRSSSAAGASFKQIGHFTSCEAVQPLRMVMGQTGREPCPKREKAEQVVAANPYREGCGFQLLTVKQLKEYEAETMFQRVRVEENVQAGKNKESKKAWLTKIQGRNIDDFTKEGKISAPELGPDAFV, encoded by the exons ACCTCCAACGTGCTCCTGATCTCCGGTGCGAGAGTCAAACTTCCGTGGTGACTCTTTGCCAGACTTGTGAGACGTGCGTTCTGACCACCAAGGCGGCCGTCACCAAGGAATGGTTTGTGAGAGCCGGAGAATCCTCTCAAAGGAAGTTCCTGTTCGGGATCATCAGGAGAGTGGGCGACGTCGGCCTGCTGTCGTACATAGAGAATGTCCTACATCCAACTCTAGGCAAGGACTTCACCTACAGCAGATCCCGGGCAAACCCCAGCTTGGCGGGGGACCTCAGCACCTCCAGCTCAGACCGAGCTCTGAGCAGGCATCTGCTGCAGCAGTTTATGGCGGAGACTTGGGAATGGTTTAAGTGCAGATCCTACTGGACCAAAGCTAATTacgccctgctgctgctgcagttgTGCAACTCACACTTACTGCACAATGCTGCTAACCTGACTCGAGTTCTCCTCGTCCGAGAGATGTGGTCTTGTTCTGCCAAAGAAGAAG CAGCTCACAGATCACAACAAGAAAACCTTGGAATCAAGAAACTAGATGGAATGAAGGAACCCAACGCGTCCAGCCAgcctctgatctcagatgatCCATCTCTCGTGGTGGTCCCCACATCTTTTAAGGCAGCATCAGGTGTCAGCAAGTATAAGGACTTCGTCCGCTGCTTGCCAGTCCATCTGTCCAAACGGATTCTCG GGCTTTTAAATAAAAAATCTCTCGTAAGTTGCTCGTTTGTTTCTCGGCACTGGAGTTACCTGGCGGAGGACATCCAGAAGGATCTCGATGCCGAAAGACTGGTCCAGGATGAAGCAATGATCCTTCAG GGCACGTCCTACAAAGGAGTGAGCGCTTCCTACGCCAAAATTCAGCAAATTCAAGTTCCCACAGTGGGAGAAGATGGAAATATTATCCCACAGTGGGAGAAAAAACTATATCAGACAGTAAAG CCTGGGGACGGTTTGGAAGGAGTGTATGCCGATATTGAAACAGAGACGGTGCTCCTGGAAGAAAGAAATCTCTTCTGCGGATCATACAATGTTCTCATTCTTACAGGGCA CGGAGATCCGAATAGGGTGATCCACTTCGGAGGGGGACGGTTTGTAGCAGTTGGTTCTGTGGACCGCAAAGTGAGATTACTTGACACGGTGGAGATGAAGGAAGTGTCACCCCTTATCCATGGTCACGCTGGGAGCGTCCGAGCAGTGCATCTCTGTGAGGACCGAGGCTTCGTGGTCAGTGGGGGTTTTGACCTCAGCATCAG GCAGTGGAACCTGCACACAGGGACATGCATGAAAATCTTTCACGGCCACATGAAGACGATCACGTGCGTGGATGTACACGGGGATATGTTGGTATCGGGGGCCAAAGACTTTAAGGTGAAAG TGTGGAATATAACGACGGGGAAATGCCTGCGAACGTTTAAGCACGCAGATGTCATCCTGTCGGTTAAAATGAAGGGGCAGCGTGTGGTCAGCGGATGCGAGAAAGGATTGGTTAAAGTATGGCACGTGGAATCTGCCTCGTTACTCAAG ACATTATCAGGACACAGCGGCCCGATAAAATGCCTTTCCTTTGACCAGTGGCACCTGGTGTCGGGAAGTGCCGATGGGTACGCCATTGCCTGGAGCATGATGGGAACGCTGAAGAAACCCTTAATGACCTTCAGGCATCCAAA GCCGGTGTTGTGCTTGGAGTTCCTCTATCTCAGAGTCATCACAGGGTGTGCAGACGGCAAAATCCGGGTGTTCAACTTTCTCAACGGAGACTGCCTCAGACTGATGAGAGCCAACAGCCGGGCTGACCCGGTGGTGTCGTTATGTATTACAGACAACAG AATGGTGATCAACGCATTAACCAGCGTCCTGGTCTTCCAGTTTGAGGACGTTTCGTGGGATTACACCCAGGCGTCTGAACGGGTGGACGTTTTCAAAGAGAGAGACAAGTATAAGTCGGCCCCCATCAGGGCTCAGCCGTACAGGTACGTGCGAGCCCAGAGGATGAAACGCGTGGGGTCCAGCAACAGGAAGATTTACCAGCAGCCTGAGGAACATCTAGAGGGCAAGAGCCGGCTGTCCCATCATGCTAGGAGTTTGTCTGCAAGGAGCATGAAAAGAGCCCAAG ATCTACATGTGGAGTCCCTGAAACCAGCAACATGGTCCGATTTACGGAGTTTCCGCAGAAGCTTTGCGTACATTGATCTGCAACCTGAGTTCCACAAGAAGCTCCCGTCAGCCAGCAGACCTAGGACAGCCGGACAATGCAGTCCCGCGCCATTCAGCagagcgagctcagcgccagagCTAAAGGCCCAGGCTGATTCTG ATGCAGAATCAGGGTATGCTTCCCCTGTACCCAGATCTGGGCTTTCCGTGAGCGAGGAGGCAACACTGCAACGCATGAGAAAACGTGGACCTCATAATCCAATGAGCCCCAACCAAATCCTTCTAAAGCTCAGCGCCATGCAGAACTCCCAGAAATCGGACACGCTCAGCTCCAACCTGGCGCACAATGCCGGGATTCGGGACGCCTGGGGACCTCCGGCGTCCCATCAAGAACACAAGGGAATGGTTCCACGTTCCAAATCACAGGAGCATCACAAAGTTGATCCTTTCACTCATTTACAGCAGATAAAGTCCTCTGGCACGCCCGTAGGTATGAAGAATGTTGCGACGCCATTTGAAGTTAGAAAGCTGGGACTCAAACTGAAAGAGTCCCTACACGGGCCAGAAGTTCGGTCCTCCATACCTCCCCCAACCGTAGTGCGGTCGCAGTCGTGTTGCAGCTACAAGGAGAAGAACAGAGGTAGCGTGGGGTGGAGGAGGTCATCTTCTGCGGCAGGCGCTAGCTTCAAGCAGATAGGACATTTTACAAGTTGTGAGGCTGTTCAACCTCTGCGTATGGTCATGGGGCAAACTGGGAGAGAGCCCTGCCCCAAGAGAGAAAAGGCTGAGCAAGTTGTAGCCGCAAACCCTTACAGAGAGGGCTGTGGCTTTCAGCTTCTCACAGTGAAGCAGCTGAAGGAATACGAGGCCGAGACGATGTTTCAGCGCGTGCGGGTGGAGGAGAACGTGCAAGCCGGCAAGAACAAAGAGAGCAAGAAGGCCTGGCTGACC